In a single window of the Leptospira sanjuanensis genome:
- a CDS encoding EscU/YscU/HrcU family type III secretion system export apparatus switch protein yields MGRIGEFFSITKDFFHQLKFFPAAFVVPPTKAHAVSSNAVDFRIDLQLFAAEDEGRTEPGSERRRREEREKGNVPKSPELPAAVVLLAGVILVYLMGEYFFMRTFYILRKYIHGVGLRTDISPESVTELLKNASTDLFTLLWPLFGITFVGAVIGNVAQVGFIFTPRALSFNFSRVQPNFKKVLPTRQTLFNLGKSFAKVGLIGWVSYIIISKDFFPILLSGEMGLEQAVALVMSSSFKIFLVVGIILLAISIVDFLYQRYEYEESLKMTPSEAKREAKESDGDRSLQARRRQLARDMMNKRKMLAKVPEADVVITNPTHFAVALEYKPGIHKAPIVIAKGVDDFALLIIRIARENGVPTVEDRLQARGLYEEVELGAEVPQQFYRAIATILSRLESFRRAV; encoded by the coding sequence GTGGGAAGAATCGGTGAATTTTTCTCTATCACAAAAGACTTCTTCCATCAACTCAAATTCTTCCCTGCGGCCTTTGTCGTACCTCCGACAAAGGCTCATGCGGTTTCGTCTAACGCGGTCGACTTTCGGATCGACTTACAACTTTTCGCCGCGGAAGACGAAGGCCGAACCGAACCCGGATCGGAACGCAGAAGAAGAGAAGAACGAGAAAAAGGAAACGTTCCCAAATCCCCCGAACTTCCGGCTGCGGTCGTACTTCTTGCGGGAGTGATTCTTGTGTATCTCATGGGAGAATATTTTTTCATGAGAACGTTTTACATTCTCCGCAAATACATTCACGGGGTCGGACTCAGAACCGATATCAGTCCCGAGTCCGTAACGGAACTTTTAAAAAACGCCTCCACGGATTTATTCACCCTACTATGGCCTTTGTTCGGGATCACGTTCGTCGGAGCGGTCATCGGAAACGTGGCGCAGGTCGGATTTATTTTTACTCCGCGCGCGTTGAGTTTCAACTTCAGCAGAGTCCAGCCGAACTTTAAAAAGGTTCTGCCCACGCGTCAGACTCTTTTCAATTTAGGAAAGTCTTTTGCAAAAGTCGGACTCATCGGTTGGGTTTCGTACATCATTATCAGCAAGGATTTTTTCCCCATTCTTCTATCGGGAGAAATGGGACTCGAACAAGCGGTGGCCCTCGTCATGAGCAGTTCGTTCAAGATTTTTCTCGTAGTCGGGATCATTCTTCTTGCGATCAGCATCGTGGACTTCCTGTATCAAAGATACGAATATGAAGAATCCTTAAAGATGACTCCTTCCGAAGCGAAGAGAGAAGCCAAGGAATCCGACGGGGACCGTTCCCTTCAGGCAAGAAGAAGACAACTCGCGCGCGACATGATGAACAAACGAAAGATGCTCGCGAAAGTTCCCGAAGCGGACGTAGTCATCACGAACCCGACTCACTTCGCGGTCGCTCTCGAATACAAACCCGGAATTCACAAGGCGCCGATCGTCATCGCAAAGGGAGTGGACGATTTCGCATTATTGATCATCCGAATCGCTCGAGAGAACGGCGTCCCCACGGTGGAAGACCGTCTTCAAGCGAGAGGACTTTACGAGGAAGTGGAACTCGGCGCGGAGGTTCCACAACAATTCTATCGCGCGATTGCGACCATTCTCTCTCGTTTGGAATCCTTCCGGAGAGCGGTGTAA
- the flhF gene encoding flagellar biosynthesis protein FlhF, with amino-acid sequence MEFAKIRGKSYQDCLMEMKMKYGSEATVISQTVVTEGGVMGTGLLAKKMIEIQIGIPEKQASREKIERKLQDLKDLLKQKSYAAPERKKTLQTLKPLSRTLEEKEAATAVAEDSWEIEDITTEPERVGLSFEKELFDKTSPARRETSPVRGRKDSPLTRLGEKWVREGMSQGYVEELLSKIEERLSPIDQGRNHAVSERAVEILKERVSVDPDLFRGTGKNQRKVVFLVGPTGSGKTTSVAKLAAKYFLHMGRSVSLYTTDNYRIAAIEQLKRYADTMGMPFYPVKDIKKFKETLARDGSELILIDTAGYSHRNMEQLERMNSYLSCFGEKDSVENLLVLSATSSYHHTSAVLKAYESLNYRRILLTKLDEADFLGGFLELADTYSKSFTYYSVGQEVPFDILPAEKNLMAECVVTPEKIAELRGEVFTVAGG; translated from the coding sequence ATGGAATTCGCTAAAATTCGCGGTAAAAGTTACCAAGACTGTTTGATGGAAATGAAAATGAAATACGGATCGGAGGCGACCGTGATTTCTCAAACCGTGGTCACCGAAGGCGGTGTAATGGGAACGGGTCTTCTTGCAAAGAAGATGATCGAGATCCAGATCGGAATTCCCGAAAAACAGGCTTCCCGCGAAAAGATAGAACGTAAACTTCAGGATTTAAAGGATCTTTTAAAACAAAAGTCTTACGCGGCTCCGGAAAGAAAGAAAACCCTTCAGACCTTAAAACCTCTTTCCAGAACCTTGGAAGAGAAGGAAGCCGCGACTGCGGTCGCGGAAGATTCCTGGGAGATCGAAGACATCACGACCGAACCCGAAAGAGTCGGCTTGTCGTTTGAGAAAGAACTTTTTGACAAAACTTCTCCCGCTCGCAGAGAAACCTCCCCCGTTCGAGGCAGAAAGGATTCTCCCTTAACACGTCTCGGGGAGAAGTGGGTTCGCGAAGGAATGAGCCAAGGTTATGTGGAAGAACTTCTTTCCAAGATCGAAGAGCGTCTTTCGCCCATCGATCAAGGACGCAATCACGCTGTTTCCGAACGAGCCGTCGAGATTCTGAAGGAGCGCGTCAGCGTCGACCCGGACTTGTTTCGCGGAACGGGAAAGAATCAGAGAAAGGTGGTCTTTCTCGTTGGTCCTACCGGGTCGGGAAAAACGACGAGTGTCGCCAAACTCGCCGCGAAGTACTTCCTACACATGGGAAGATCGGTGTCGCTTTATACGACAGACAACTATCGGATCGCGGCAATCGAACAGCTCAAACGATACGCAGACACAATGGGAATGCCGTTTTACCCGGTTAAAGACATAAAAAAATTCAAGGAAACTCTGGCTCGGGACGGGTCGGAACTAATTCTCATAGATACAGCGGGTTACAGTCATCGCAACATGGAACAGTTGGAACGAATGAATTCTTACCTTTCCTGTTTCGGTGAAAAAGACTCGGTGGAAAATCTTCTTGTCCTTTCCGCGACTTCTTCCTACCATCATACAAGTGCGGTATTGAAAGCCTATGAGTCTCTGAACTACCGAAGAATTCTCCTGACGAAATTGGACGAGGCAGATTTTTTAGGTGGTTTTCTCGAACTGGCCGATACATACTCTAAGAGTTTCACATACTACAGCGTGGGGCAAGAGGTTCCGTTCGACATTCTTCCGGCGGAAAAGAACCTAATGGCGGAATGTGTGGTGACTCCGGAGAAAATTGCGGAGCTGAGAGGAGAAGTTTTCACCGTAGCCGGTGGCTGA
- the flhA gene encoding flagellar biosynthesis protein FlhA encodes MEKKWWNQSDVILGIGAVAIVAMLVIPLPGFILDILIIVSLAIGLLVLLTSLSVNEPADFSIFPSLLLITTLYRLALNVSTTRQILSKGPAMNSHVIDAFGSFIIGSESGLSKYVVGFIIFIILVLVQILVITKGATRISEVAARFTLDALPGKQMAIDMELSSGNINEEEAKKRRKKIEAEVDFYGSMDGASKFVQGDVRAGLIITAINLLGGVIIGASIRGESFTQAIETYGKFTIGDGLVSQIPALLTTVATGIIVTRSGSESDLATQFKSQLFSNSKVLYVVAGSLGFAAFIPGLPFIPLVLLSAGIAYLGYSLEQTVKEQLESIEKKEKESGQDRKPKDFYEELRTDPIEIEVGYHLIPLVDASQGGALLDQISNLRKKFAQDNGVVIPPVRILDNLDLNPDTYSIKINGTEVGTSTVKPDKLMALNTSPGTAEPIQGEDFLEPSFGQKAKWISSEDKSDAEAKGYTVVDASTVVVTHLKELLATHASTLLGREEVKKLLDHYKASYPTLIGELDADKPGNLGIIQQVLQNLLREGLGIRNLVPILESIANNLPKYQNPYILTELVRQSISRTVVRDYLSMDGKLRVITLESRILDRLNKSITQDRIENRDVLSLAPDFYRRLIDSVAELYRNFRTEGKFPIFVVNREVRLPFSYLLAKEFPPRNFGVLAYEEIHSSVDSVIEAELKLPQTQAAAAGVGEEV; translated from the coding sequence ATGGAAAAGAAGTGGTGGAATCAATCCGACGTGATCCTGGGGATCGGGGCCGTGGCGATCGTAGCCATGCTCGTCATTCCTCTTCCCGGATTCATATTAGATATTTTGATTATAGTCAGTTTGGCGATAGGACTTCTCGTCCTTTTGACCTCTCTTTCGGTGAACGAACCGGCCGACTTCTCGATCTTTCCGAGCCTTTTGCTGATTACCACCTTGTATCGGCTCGCGCTCAACGTATCGACGACCCGGCAGATTCTTTCCAAAGGTCCGGCGATGAACAGCCACGTCATCGACGCGTTCGGTTCGTTTATCATCGGAAGCGAATCCGGTCTTTCGAAATACGTGGTGGGATTTATCATCTTCATCATTCTCGTTTTGGTGCAGATTCTCGTGATCACCAAAGGTGCGACGCGGATCTCCGAGGTCGCGGCCCGATTCACGTTGGACGCCTTGCCCGGAAAGCAGATGGCGATCGACATGGAACTTTCTTCCGGAAACATCAACGAAGAAGAAGCCAAAAAAAGAAGAAAGAAGATCGAAGCGGAAGTGGACTTTTACGGTTCCATGGATGGAGCGAGTAAGTTCGTCCAAGGGGACGTACGAGCGGGACTCATCATCACCGCCATCAACCTGTTAGGCGGAGTCATCATCGGAGCCTCGATTCGCGGAGAATCCTTCACCCAAGCGATCGAAACCTACGGTAAGTTCACGATCGGGGACGGACTCGTTTCACAGATTCCCGCGCTCTTAACGACGGTTGCAACCGGTATCATCGTAACCCGCTCCGGTTCGGAGTCCGATCTTGCGACTCAGTTCAAAAGCCAGCTTTTCAGCAATTCGAAGGTTCTGTATGTGGTTGCGGGAAGTTTGGGATTTGCGGCTTTCATTCCGGGCCTTCCGTTTATACCGCTGGTTCTTCTTTCCGCGGGAATCGCTTACTTGGGTTATTCTCTCGAACAGACGGTCAAAGAACAACTCGAGTCGATCGAGAAAAAGGAAAAAGAATCCGGTCAGGATCGCAAACCGAAAGACTTCTACGAGGAACTTAGAACCGATCCGATCGAAATCGAAGTCGGTTATCATCTCATTCCGTTGGTCGACGCTTCTCAAGGCGGAGCGCTTCTCGATCAGATCAGCAATCTGCGTAAGAAGTTCGCTCAAGACAATGGGGTAGTCATTCCTCCGGTAAGAATTTTGGACAATCTGGATCTGAATCCGGATACGTATTCGATCAAGATCAACGGAACCGAAGTGGGAACTTCGACCGTTAAACCGGATAAACTCATGGCGCTCAACACAAGTCCGGGAACCGCGGAGCCGATTCAAGGCGAGGATTTCCTCGAACCTTCTTTCGGTCAAAAAGCGAAGTGGATTTCTTCGGAGGACAAGTCCGACGCGGAAGCGAAGGGTTACACGGTTGTAGACGCGTCCACGGTCGTTGTCACTCACTTGAAGGAACTTCTTGCAACGCATGCGTCCACCTTGCTGGGAAGGGAAGAAGTCAAAAAACTTTTGGATCACTACAAGGCGAGTTATCCGACTCTTATCGGAGAACTCGACGCGGACAAACCCGGCAACTTGGGGATCATTCAGCAGGTATTGCAGAATTTGTTACGCGAAGGTTTGGGAATCCGCAATCTCGTTCCGATTTTGGAATCGATCGCGAACAATTTGCCTAAGTATCAAAATCCTTACATTCTCACCGAACTTGTAAGACAATCGATTTCGAGAACCGTCGTTCGCGATTATCTCTCGATGGACGGAAAACTTCGGGTAATCACACTCGAAAGTAGAATTCTCGACCGACTCAACAAGTCGATCACTCAGGACCGAATCGAGAACAGGGATGTGTTGTCGTTGGCTCCCGATTTTTACAGAAGGCTGATCGACAGCGTCGCGGAACTCTATCGTAATTTTAGAACGGAAGGAAAATTTCCGATTTTCGTCGTAAACCGAGAGGTTCGTCTTCCGTTCTCGTATCTTCTCGCGAAGGAATTTCCTCCTCGAAACTTCGGCGTTCTCGCCTACGAGGAAATTCATTCTTCCGTGGATTCGGTGATCGAGGCCGAACTCAAACTTCCTCAGACACAGGCCGCGGCAGCGGGGGTCGGGGAAGAAGTATGA
- a CDS encoding MinD/ParA family protein encodes MDQATHLRKLTEGNTSLKVLSSRKPTTKIIAIASGKGGVGKSTISVNLAISMARAGQKVLVFDGDLGLANVNVILGIIPKYNLYHVVKGHKSLKDIIIQTPEGVDIIAGASGYSQLANLNDTQRNSLIKGFSELDNYDIMIIDTGAGISSNVIGLTLPADDVIVITTPEPTAITDSYGLIKAIVSQSRDKNLKMVVNRVRSAIEGKKVADRVIDISGQFLEVKVENLGFIFQDEEVEKSIREQKPYIINSPKSKAAACLNRITYSLLNQEMEPLEDAGISGFFKKFFNFMDVRDKELDKSDEE; translated from the coding sequence ATGGACCAGGCGACTCATTTACGGAAACTCACCGAGGGGAACACGAGTCTTAAAGTTCTGTCATCCAGAAAGCCCACGACAAAGATCATTGCGATCGCGTCCGGGAAGGGAGGAGTTGGAAAGAGTACCATCTCCGTCAACCTCGCCATCTCCATGGCCCGCGCGGGTCAAAAAGTCCTCGTGTTCGACGGGGACTTGGGACTCGCGAACGTCAACGTCATCCTAGGAATCATTCCCAAATACAATCTCTATCACGTAGTCAAAGGACACAAAAGTCTCAAGGACATCATCATCCAAACCCCGGAAGGCGTGGACATCATCGCGGGAGCCTCGGGTTATTCTCAGCTTGCAAACCTCAACGACACTCAGAGAAATTCCCTGATTAAGGGTTTTTCCGAATTAGACAATTATGATATTATGATCATCGATACCGGTGCGGGAATCAGCTCCAACGTCATCGGCCTCACATTGCCTGCGGACGACGTCATCGTGATAACGACTCCCGAGCCGACTGCGATCACCGATTCGTACGGGCTCATTAAGGCAATCGTTTCCCAAAGCCGCGATAAGAATCTCAAGATGGTCGTGAACCGGGTTCGCAGCGCGATCGAAGGAAAGAAGGTCGCGGACCGAGTGATCGACATCAGCGGACAATTCCTCGAAGTGAAGGTGGAAAACCTCGGATTTATCTTTCAGGACGAGGAAGTCGAGAAGAGTATCCGCGAACAAAAGCCTTACATCATCAATTCTCCGAAAAGCAAGGCGGCCGCTTGTCTGAACCGCATTACGTATTCTCTTTTAAATCAGGAAATGGAGCCGTTGGAAGACGCCGGCATCAGCGGATTCTTCAAAAAGTTCTTCAACTTTATGGACGTCCGCGACAAAGAGCTGGATAAAAGCGACGAAGAATAA
- the whiG gene encoding RNA polymerase sigma factor WhiG, which yields MSKKYEKYNQQDETELWKSYRDTKDQDIRSYLVEKYSPLVKHVAGRIAIGMPQNVEFDDLVSYGVFGLLDAIEKFDPERLIKFKTYAMTRIRGSIFDELRSIDWIPRSIRQKAKQLEQIIGMLENKEGQQVDDDAIAKELGISMEEYNSLLTKISGTSLVSLNDIWFLGDENDEVSFMETLESPMNMNPDTIIEKEEIKNVIVEAIKTLPEKEKKVIVLYYYEDLTLKEIGEVLEVTESRISQLHTRAVSRLRSKLGKVKSVISRK from the coding sequence ATGTCCAAAAAATATGAGAAATATAACCAGCAGGATGAGACGGAACTATGGAAATCCTATCGGGATACCAAAGACCAAGACATCCGATCTTATCTTGTGGAGAAATATTCTCCGTTAGTCAAACACGTCGCGGGTAGAATCGCGATCGGAATGCCGCAGAACGTAGAGTTTGACGATCTCGTATCCTACGGAGTGTTCGGACTCTTGGACGCGATCGAAAAATTCGATCCGGAACGACTGATCAAATTCAAAACTTATGCGATGACAAGGATTCGAGGAAGTATCTTCGACGAACTTCGCTCGATCGATTGGATTCCGAGATCCATCCGTCAAAAAGCAAAACAACTCGAACAAATCATCGGTATGCTGGAGAACAAAGAAGGCCAGCAAGTCGACGACGACGCGATCGCGAAAGAATTGGGAATCTCCATGGAAGAGTACAATTCCCTTCTTACCAAGATCAGCGGAACTTCCCTCGTATCGTTAAACGACATTTGGTTTCTCGGAGACGAAAACGACGAAGTTTCCTTTATGGAAACCCTCGAATCTCCGATGAACATGAACCCGGACACGATCATCGAAAAAGAGGAAATCAAAAACGTGATCGTGGAAGCGATCAAAACCCTTCCCGAAAAGGAAAAGAAAGTAATCGTATTGTATTATTATGAAGATCTTACCTTAAAGGAAATCGGAGAAGTGTTGGAAGTGACCGAATCCAGAATTTCGCAGCTTCACACAAGAGCGGTTTCCCGACTGAGAAGCAAACTCGGTAAAGTAAAATCCGTCATTTCTCGAAAGTAA